In one Roseburia intestinalis L1-82 genomic region, the following are encoded:
- the aroD gene encoding type I 3-dehydroquinate dehydratase produces MSSYVEVRGVKIGEGVPKICVPIVGKTKEEILAAAKSFADVKMDVVEWRVDWFDGVFDFAQVEDVLKDLRPALGNTPILFTFRTSKEGGEKAIEPDVYVELNKKAAATGLVDLVDVEAFTGDSYVKEIIEAAHEAGVAVVASNHDFDKTPDKDDIVGRLRKMQELDADIPKIAVMPQNKRDVLTLLAATEEMVSEYADRPIITMSMAGTGLISRLCGEVFGSALTFGAVGKASAPGQMNAADLNTVLNLIHESM; encoded by the coding sequence ATGAGTTCATATGTAGAAGTTCGTGGTGTGAAAATCGGTGAAGGCGTACCAAAAATCTGCGTACCGATCGTTGGCAAAACAAAAGAAGAGATCCTTGCAGCAGCAAAGTCTTTTGCAGATGTAAAGATGGACGTTGTTGAGTGGCGTGTTGACTGGTTTGACGGCGTGTTCGATTTCGCTCAGGTAGAGGACGTGTTAAAAGATCTGCGTCCGGCACTTGGTAATACACCGATCCTGTTCACTTTCCGTACCTCAAAAGAGGGTGGCGAGAAAGCAATCGAGCCGGATGTTTATGTAGAGTTAAACAAAAAAGCAGCAGCAACCGGACTGGTTGACTTAGTTGACGTGGAAGCTTTCACAGGTGATTCTTATGTGAAAGAGATCATCGAAGCTGCACATGAAGCGGGTGTGGCAGTTGTCGCTTCTAACCATGATTTTGACAAGACACCGGACAAAGATGATATCGTTGGACGTCTCCGCAAAATGCAGGAATTAGATGCTGATATCCCGAAGATCGCTGTAATGCCGCAGAACAAAAGAGATGTCTTAACACTTCTTGCAGCAACGGAAGAGATGGTATCTGAATATGCAGACAGACCGATCATCACTATGTCTATGGCAGGAACCGGTCTGATCAGCCGTCTGTGTGGTGAAGTATTCGGTTCTGCACTGACCTTTGGCGCAGTTGGAAAAGCATCTGCACCGGGACAGATGAACGCAGCAGATTTAAATACTGTTTTAAATCTGATCCATGAGAGTATGTAA
- a CDS encoding MFS transporter codes for MNKKYLPSALILYLNYFIHGVGCSILGQAVIKEALAASWGVEAMAITAISAALGLGRLIALPFAGPLSDKLGRRISTAIGSGSYAIYLIGLALAFNAGTNGGYQIAYICAIVGGIANSFLDTGIYPAVGEIIYKAPGVATMGIKFFIAIAQMILPFVLGATVATTAAGLTSYNTLFFGCGIIYIVLLVLVMLFPLPDADQKAAGEKEGLIASLKHTHFSIESVAMILIGFTCTGTFQLWLNCAQNFAKENVGWTDPSIMQTYYSAGTMLALIVTALLTRKIKDVRFILIYPVICLATLVVVLVGKSQPLMIAGAFLIGWAGAGGLLQIATSVCNMLFPKIKGTVTALVMIASSLCNYTILTAASKMQPSQVMVMNIVLTTIGVVLGLFVNLRYTSMVEQAQADN; via the coding sequence ATGAACAAAAAATATTTACCGAGCGCACTGATTCTTTATTTAAATTATTTTATCCATGGTGTCGGATGTTCTATTTTAGGACAGGCAGTGATCAAGGAAGCACTTGCAGCATCCTGGGGTGTAGAGGCTATGGCAATTACAGCCATTTCTGCGGCACTTGGACTGGGCAGACTGATCGCACTTCCATTTGCAGGTCCTCTTTCTGATAAGTTAGGCCGCCGTATCTCCACTGCAATCGGAAGCGGTTCTTATGCGATATACTTAATCGGACTTGCGCTTGCATTTAATGCAGGAACAAATGGCGGATATCAGATTGCATATATCTGCGCAATCGTTGGTGGTATTGCCAACTCTTTCCTTGATACCGGAATTTACCCGGCTGTAGGTGAGATCATTTATAAAGCACCGGGTGTTGCAACGATGGGAATTAAATTTTTCATTGCAATCGCACAGATGATCCTGCCGTTCGTACTTGGCGCAACCGTAGCAACAACAGCAGCAGGTCTTACATCTTATAACACATTATTCTTTGGATGTGGTATCATTTATATTGTATTATTAGTACTGGTAATGCTTTTCCCTCTTCCGGATGCGGATCAGAAGGCAGCGGGAGAAAAAGAAGGACTGATCGCCAGCTTAAAACATACACATTTTTCCATCGAGTCTGTTGCGATGATCCTGATCGGATTCACCTGTACCGGTACATTCCAGCTCTGGTTAAACTGCGCACAGAACTTTGCAAAAGAAAATGTGGGCTGGACAGATCCTTCCATTATGCAGACTTACTATTCCGCAGGAACCATGCTTGCTTTGATCGTAACTGCATTACTGACAAGAAAAATTAAAGACGTCAGATTTATTCTGATTTACCCGGTAATTTGTCTGGCTACTCTGGTTGTTGTATTAGTCGGAAAGAGCCAGCCTCTTATGATCGCAGGTGCATTCTTAATCGGCTGGGCAGGCGCAGGCGGATTACTTCAGATCGCTACATCAGTCTGCAACATGCTTTTCCCGAAAATCAAAGGAACGGTAACTGCACTGGTTATGATCGCATCTTCTCTGTGTAACTACACGATCCTGACAGCAGCATCCAAAATGCAGCCTTCACAGGTTATGGTTATGAATATCGTGCTGACAACAATCGGTGTGGTACTGGGATTATTTGTAAACCTTCGTTACACAAGTATGGTTGAGCAGGCACAGGCAGATAATTAG
- a CDS encoding shikimate dehydrogenase, translated as MAERITGHTELIGLMAYPIRHSSSPAMHNEAFAYLGLDYAYLAFEVDNSTLEDAIKGLRALKMVGSNVSMPNKTVVGQYLDKLSPAAELCGAVNTIVNENGVLTGHITDGIGFMQSLKDNDIDVIGKKMTIAGAGGAATAIEIQAALDGVKEISIFNIHDKFWENAEATVKKINERTNCKATLYDLDDKEKLREEMADSYIFVNGTGVGMKPLEGMSVVPDKSFFRPELIVVDVPYSPLETKMRSMAKEVGCKTMNGLGMMLFQGAAAFKLWTGKDMPIEHMKEVLNIKYE; from the coding sequence ATGGCAGAGAGAATCACAGGTCACACAGAGCTTATCGGATTAATGGCTTACCCAATCAGACATTCCAGTTCACCGGCAATGCACAATGAGGCATTTGCATATTTAGGACTTGACTATGCTTACCTTGCATTCGAGGTTGACAACAGCACATTAGAAGATGCGATCAAAGGTCTTCGTGCATTAAAGATGGTTGGATCTAATGTATCCATGCCAAACAAAACAGTTGTTGGCCAGTACCTTGATAAATTATCACCGGCTGCAGAGCTTTGCGGAGCTGTTAATACGATTGTAAATGAGAATGGTGTATTAACAGGACATATCACAGACGGTATCGGATTTATGCAGTCCTTAAAAGACAACGACATCGACGTGATCGGAAAGAAAATGACCATCGCAGGTGCCGGCGGAGCTGCAACAGCAATCGAGATCCAGGCTGCATTAGACGGAGTAAAAGAGATTTCTATCTTCAATATTCATGATAAATTCTGGGAGAACGCAGAGGCAACTGTGAAAAAGATCAACGAGAGAACAAACTGCAAAGCAACTCTTTATGATTTAGACGACAAAGAGAAATTAAGAGAAGAGATGGCAGATTCCTACATCTTCGTAAACGGAACAGGTGTTGGTATGAAACCATTAGAGGGAATGTCCGTTGTTCCTGACAAATCTTTCTTCCGTCCGGAACTGATCGTTGTAGACGTTCCTTACTCTCCGCTTGAGACAAAGATGCGTTCTATGGCAAAAGAAGTTGGATGTAAGACAATGAACGGTCTTGGCATGATGTTATTTCAGGGTGCAGCAGCATTCAAACTCTGGACTGGAAAAGATATGCCGATCGAGCACATGAAAGAAGTATTAAACATCAAATACGAATAA
- a CDS encoding LysR family transcriptional regulator gives MTLNQLGYFYQAAVLQHFNQAAEKINISEPSLSRSITALENELGVTLFEKRGRNVTLTKAGEIFLEHVTQILDDVTRASNKMQQIATNGGHIDIAYVSPLAREFIPNTVRSFLSLEQNKNITFHFFQDITSMNIEGLKKGSYDLIFGSYSANEPNIEFIPIIKQDLVAILPIGHPLCKKDEIEAGDFQKYPVLGYARHSGLGKYTRNFFKEHGVLPNFICESPDENGIASLVAKDFGIALVADVDTIHRDDICIRPLISQETFSHTVYMGYMRGKYQLPAVQRFIQFVRRMYH, from the coding sequence ATGACACTCAATCAGTTGGGTTATTTTTACCAGGCAGCCGTCCTTCAGCACTTCAATCAGGCGGCAGAAAAAATAAACATTTCCGAGCCAAGTTTAAGCCGTTCCATCACCGCTTTAGAAAATGAGCTCGGCGTCACACTTTTCGAAAAACGCGGGCGCAATGTGACACTCACAAAAGCCGGTGAGATTTTTTTAGAGCATGTCACACAGATTTTAGACGATGTGACACGTGCCTCCAATAAAATGCAGCAGATTGCAACCAACGGCGGACATATCGATATTGCTTATGTTTCCCCGCTTGCACGTGAATTTATTCCGAATACTGTCCGCTCATTTCTTTCCTTAGAGCAGAATAAAAATATTACATTTCACTTTTTTCAGGATATCACTTCCATGAATATAGAAGGTTTAAAGAAAGGTTCTTATGATCTGATCTTTGGTTCTTACTCTGCAAATGAACCAAATATTGAGTTTATTCCTATTATAAAGCAGGACCTTGTAGCGATCCTTCCTATCGGACATCCTCTCTGTAAAAAAGATGAGATTGAGGCCGGAGATTTTCAAAAATACCCGGTTCTTGGATATGCAAGGCATTCCGGTCTCGGAAAATATACGCGTAATTTTTTTAAGGAGCATGGTGTGCTCCCGAATTTTATCTGCGAATCGCCGGATGAAAACGGAATTGCATCGCTCGTGGCGAAAGACTTTGGGATAGCCCTTGTCGCAGACGTGGATACGATCCACAGGGATGACATCTGCATCCGTCCGCTGATCTCGCAGGAAACATTTTCACATACTGTGTATATGGGATATATGCGCGGGAAATATCAGCTGCCGGCGGTACAAAGGTTTATCCAGTTTGTGCGGAGGATGTATCATTGA